In Paramormyrops kingsleyae isolate MSU_618 chromosome 5, PKINGS_0.4, whole genome shotgun sequence, one DNA window encodes the following:
- the cdc6 gene encoding cell division control protein 6 homolog: MPSTRSQSQPTLQFPRRKSSRVNSTPKNVAQSPNPGSIKLNSALQQSLPSKATTVKNSKSAPQSPRQGVLPLSPRKRTGDENGCNLPSKLQGSPPKVICRRLPASSPRKLAFDENSPVCSVQHKGPASPKSTRSEQETLDSRSPIKCSAETPGSTRPCPGKRAPVVRLFSEEESLYQNVKQALHTTVPECLLSREAERASIRSFLVERVLKGLPSSLYISGAPGTGKTACLNCILEEMESDLRAVQTIVVNCMTLRTSHSIFPLLCKRLGISADNRCLEKLLTKAGPTVLLVLDEMDQLDSKAQDVLYSLFEWPHLPGSRLCLIGIANALDLTDRILPRLQARPNCRPQLLHFPPYSRQELTAIVQDRLSKVSGNAVLDTAAVQFCARKVSAVSGDARKALDICRRAVEMVESRANMSNQSSEQRELRVSVPQVAQVLSEVYGDRMAAGGGTDESFPLQQKLLVCCLLMLIRQGKSREVHLGKLQEAYSRLCTEKQVVGIGQSECLSLCSLLESRGIFSLKKAKEARLTKVSLKVEERDVENALKDRALLGSILSASLP; this comes from the exons ATGCCCAGCACTCGTTCTCAGAGTCAGCCCACCCTGCAGTTCCCCCGCAGGAAGTCTTCCAGGGTGAACTCCACGCCGAAGAATGTGGCTCAGTCTCCTAACCCTGGCAGCATAAAACTCAACAGTGCTTTGCAACAGTCACTTCCCTCAAAGGCTACCACTGTGAAAAACAGCAAAAGTGCCCCACAGAGCCCCAGACAAGGCGTTTTGCCCCTTAGTCCTCGGAAACGCACAG GAGACGAAAATGGGTGCAACCTGCCCTCAAAACTTCAGGGATCGCCTCCAAAAGTGATCTGCCGAAGGTTGCCAGCATCTTCACCCCGCAAACTGGCTTTCGATGAGAACAGCCCAGTCTGTTCTGTTCAGCACAAAGGTCCAGCTTCCCCCAAGTCCACCCGTTCTGAGCAGGAGACATTGGACTCCCGCTCGCCCATAAAGTGTTCTGCGGAGACTCCTGGCAGCACCCGGCCCTGCCCTGGGAAACGCGCACCTGTTGTCCGACTCTTTTCCGAAGAAG AGTCTCTCTATCAGAATGTGAAACAGGCCCTTCACACAACAGTTCCGGAGTGTTTGCTTTCGCGGGAAGCTGAGCGGGCATCCATCCGCTCCTTTTTGGTGGAGCGGGTGTTGAAAGGACTTCCTTCGAGCCTCTATATTTCTGGGGCACCGGGCACAGGCAAAACGGCTTGCCTTAACTGTATACTGGAAGAGATGGAG AGTGATCTTCGGGCTGTGCAGACAATAGTCGTCAACTGCATGACACTGCGCACTTCCCACTCCATATTTCCCCTGCTGTGCAAACGGCTTGGGATTTCTGCGGATAACCGATGTCTAGAAAAGCTTCTAACCAAAGCAGGCCCTACAGT ACTTCTGGTCCTAGATGAAATGGATCAGTTGGATAGCAAAGCTCAGGACGTTCTTTATTCACTCTTTGAATGGCCTCACTTGCCTGGATCTCGCCTCTGTCTCATTG GTATTGCCAATGCGCTGGACCTGACGGATCGCATCCTGCCCCGATTACAGGCTCGACCCAACTGTCGGCCCCAGTTGCTTCACTTCCCACCTTACAGCAGACAGGAGCTCACCGCTATAGTTCAGGATAGACTCTCAAAA GTTTCAGGTAACGCTGTCTTAGACACGGCCGCAGTGCAGTTTTGTGCCAGAAAAGTGTCTGCAGTTTCAGGAGATGCTCGAAAAGCATTAGACATCTGTAG GAGGGCTGTGGAGATGGTGGAGTCTAGGGCCAACATGTCTAATCAATCATCTGAACAGAGAG AATTGCGAGTGAGCGTCCCGCAGGTGGCGCAGGTGCTGTCCGAGGTGTACGGGGATCGTATGGCTGCAGGAGGAGGGACCGACGAGAGCTTCCCCCTCCAGCAAAAGCTGCTGGTCTGCTGTCTACTGATGCTGATACGCCAGGGGAAAAGTCGTGAAGTCCATCTTGGAAAG CTTCAGGAGGCATATAGTCGTCTGTGTACTGAGAAGCAGGTGGTGGGTATAGGCCAAAGCGagtgtctgtctctgtgcagTCTGCTGGAGAGCAGAGGGATTTTCTCCCTCAAGAAGGCCAAAGAGGCACGCCTCACAAAG GTGTCTCTGAAGGTTGAAGAGAGGGATGTGGAGAATGCCCTGAAAGACCGTGCGCTCCTTGGCAGCATCTTATCAGCCAGTCTTCCATGA
- the LOC111856116 gene encoding WAS/WASL-interacting protein family member 2 isoform X3, protein MPIPPPPPPPPGGPPPPPTFSQANTNPPKLNRDEAKGRDALLTDICKGARLKKVAVVNDRSAPVIEKPKGGGGGSAGGSGAGPGAGKSMGGLFQGGVPKLRPVGALQPPGSKPSAPRPNVSGTSSGSGRQADSETASLRASPPEPPRSHRPSLPDISRPPSTSSNSGGMKHSSSAPPPPPPVNRRGNAPPAPQQKATATSYNREKPLPPTPGHRAPPVSGRDAAPPPPVKPPPSPHNSSRPTSGVGSTSLAPPPPPYRQPPGVPNGPSSPSNEAAPELPQRHNSLHKKIPSSTQPRAQAPPPPPSPSIQSSRPPPPAREPPGRGAAPPVPPPVMRNGGRDAPPPPPPYRMHGTAAPTSTEPLTRGKPPPPPSRTPAGPPPPPPPIRNGHTSISKSFIDDFESKYSFHSMEEFPPPEEYRHFAKIYPSKTNRAVMRGAPPLPPVGR, encoded by the exons ATGCCAattcctccccctcccccaccgccccctggaggacctcctcccccccccacattcagcCAG GCAAATACTAACCCGCCAAAACTGAACCGCGATGAAGCTAAAGGTAGAGATGCTCTGCTAACAGACATATGCAAAGGGGCCAGGCTGAAGAAGGTTGCTGTTGTCAATGATAGGAGTGCACCGGTTATTGAGA AACCAAAGGGAGGAGGTGGTGGCAGTGCTGGTGGAAGTGGAGCTGGACCGGGAGCCGGGAAGTCAATGGGGGGCTTATTCCAGGGAGGGGTCCCTAAACTTCGACCAGTAGGAG CACTGCAGCCACCTGGGTCCAAACCTTCTGCTCCGCGCCCCAATGTGAGCGGCACTTCTTCTGGTTCCGGGCGTCAGGCTGACAGTGAGACCGCCAGCTTGCGGGCTTCTCCTCCAGAGCCTCCCCGCTCTCACAGGCCCTCTCTCCCTGATATATCCCGGCCGCCAAGTACTAGCAGCAATTCTGGGGGGATGAAACACAGTTCctcagccccacccccacccccgcctgtAAATCGTCGGGGCAACGCACCCCCCGCTCCCCAGCAGAAGGCTACTGCTACCTCCTATAACAGGGAAAAGCCGCTCCCTCCCACCCCTGGACACAGAGCGCCTCCTGTGTCAGGCCGGGATGCTGCTCCGCCTCCACCAGTCAAACCTCCTCCATCCCCACACAACTCTTCCCGACCCACGAGTGGAGTGGGCTCTACCTCCCTcgcaccaccacctcccccctATCGGCAGCCCCCAGGGGTCCCTAATGGCCCATCCAGCCCTAGCAATGAGGCGGCTCCTGAGCTTCCACAGAGACATAATTCCTTGCACAAAAAGATACCTTCCAGCACCCAGCCCCGAGCCCAGGCACCtcctccaccaccttctccaTCTATTCAGAGCAGCCGACCTCCCCCGCCAGCCCGAGAACCCCCGGGCCGTGGAGCAG CTCCACCAGTGCCCCCTCCAGTGATGAGGAATGGTGGCCGggatgccccccctcctcccccgccGTACAGAATGCATGGCACTGCTGCTCCCACCTCTACTGAGCCTCTTACCCGAgggaagcccccaccccccccttcacGAACTCCTGCTGGGCCCCCACCACCTCCACCACCCATTCGCAATGGACATACTTCCATCTCCAAGTCCTTCATAG ATGATTTTGAGTCAAAGTACTCTTTCCACTCTATGGAGGAATTTCCACCTCCAGAGGAATACAGGCATTTCGCAAAAATCTACCCCAGTAAAACAAACAGAG CAGTGATGAGGGGCGCCCCGCCATTGCCACCTGTAGGAAGGTGA
- the LOC111856116 gene encoding WAS/WASL-interacting protein family member 2 isoform X4, which yields MPIPPPPPPPPGGPPPPPTFSQANTNPPKLNRDEAKGRDALLTDICKGARLKKVAVVNDRSAPVIEKPKGGGGGSAGGSGAGPGAGKSMGGLFQGGVPKLRPVGALQPPGSKPSAPRPNVSGTSSGSGRQADSETASLRASPPEPPRSHRPSLPDISRPPSTSSNSGGMKHSSSAPPPPPPVNRRGNAPPAPQQKATATSYNREKPLPPTPGHRAPPVSGRDAAPPPPVKPPPSPHNSSRPTSGVGSTSLAPPPPPYRQPPGVPNGPSSPSNEAAPELPQRHNSLHKKIPSSTQPRAQAPPPPPSPSIQSSRPPPPAREPPGRGAAPPVPPPVMRNGGRDAPPPPPPYRMHGTAAPTSTEPLTRGKPPPPPSRTPAGPPPPPPPIRNGHTSISKSFIDDFESKYSFHSMEEFPPPEEYRHFAKIYPSKTNRVMRGAPPLPPVGR from the exons ATGCCAattcctccccctcccccaccgccccctggaggacctcctcccccccccacattcagcCAG GCAAATACTAACCCGCCAAAACTGAACCGCGATGAAGCTAAAGGTAGAGATGCTCTGCTAACAGACATATGCAAAGGGGCCAGGCTGAAGAAGGTTGCTGTTGTCAATGATAGGAGTGCACCGGTTATTGAGA AACCAAAGGGAGGAGGTGGTGGCAGTGCTGGTGGAAGTGGAGCTGGACCGGGAGCCGGGAAGTCAATGGGGGGCTTATTCCAGGGAGGGGTCCCTAAACTTCGACCAGTAGGAG CACTGCAGCCACCTGGGTCCAAACCTTCTGCTCCGCGCCCCAATGTGAGCGGCACTTCTTCTGGTTCCGGGCGTCAGGCTGACAGTGAGACCGCCAGCTTGCGGGCTTCTCCTCCAGAGCCTCCCCGCTCTCACAGGCCCTCTCTCCCTGATATATCCCGGCCGCCAAGTACTAGCAGCAATTCTGGGGGGATGAAACACAGTTCctcagccccacccccacccccgcctgtAAATCGTCGGGGCAACGCACCCCCCGCTCCCCAGCAGAAGGCTACTGCTACCTCCTATAACAGGGAAAAGCCGCTCCCTCCCACCCCTGGACACAGAGCGCCTCCTGTGTCAGGCCGGGATGCTGCTCCGCCTCCACCAGTCAAACCTCCTCCATCCCCACACAACTCTTCCCGACCCACGAGTGGAGTGGGCTCTACCTCCCTcgcaccaccacctcccccctATCGGCAGCCCCCAGGGGTCCCTAATGGCCCATCCAGCCCTAGCAATGAGGCGGCTCCTGAGCTTCCACAGAGACATAATTCCTTGCACAAAAAGATACCTTCCAGCACCCAGCCCCGAGCCCAGGCACCtcctccaccaccttctccaTCTATTCAGAGCAGCCGACCTCCCCCGCCAGCCCGAGAACCCCCGGGCCGTGGAGCAG CTCCACCAGTGCCCCCTCCAGTGATGAGGAATGGTGGCCGggatgccccccctcctcccccgccGTACAGAATGCATGGCACTGCTGCTCCCACCTCTACTGAGCCTCTTACCCGAgggaagcccccaccccccccttcacGAACTCCTGCTGGGCCCCCACCACCTCCACCACCCATTCGCAATGGACATACTTCCATCTCCAAGTCCTTCATAG ATGATTTTGAGTCAAAGTACTCTTTCCACTCTATGGAGGAATTTCCACCTCCAGAGGAATACAGGCATTTCGCAAAAATCTACCCCAGTAAAACAAACAGAG TGATGAGGGGCGCCCCGCCATTGCCACCTGTAGGAAGGTGA
- the LOC111856116 gene encoding WAS/WASL-interacting protein family member 2 isoform X2 yields the protein MQIVRYIFACVPFCLFVVLLTFHEIDSICKVVTKCDEIFRNHLKTNSDVTLFHQANTNPPKLNRDEAKGRDALLTDICKGARLKKVAVVNDRSAPVIEKPKGGGGGSAGGSGAGPGAGKSMGGLFQGGVPKLRPVGALQPPGSKPSAPRPNVSGTSSGSGRQADSETASLRASPPEPPRSHRPSLPDISRPPSTSSNSGGMKHSSSAPPPPPPVNRRGNAPPAPQQKATATSYNREKPLPPTPGHRAPPVSGRDAAPPPPVKPPPSPHNSSRPTSGVGSTSLAPPPPPYRQPPGVPNGPSSPSNEAAPELPQRHNSLHKKIPSSTQPRAQAPPPPPSPSIQSSRPPPPAREPPGRGAAPPVPPPVMRNGGRDAPPPPPPYRMHGTAAPTSTEPLTRGKPPPPPSRTPAGPPPPPPPIRNGHTSISKSFIDDFESKYSFHSMEEFPPPEEYRHFAKIYPSKTNRVMRGAPPLPPVGR from the exons ATGCAAATTGTGAGATACATATTTGCATGTGTACCTTTTTGTCTCTTTGTAGTTTTATTAACTTTCCACGAAATTGACTCTATATGTAAGGTTGTAACAAAATGTGATGAGATATTCAGAAACCATTTGAAAACAAATTCTGACGTTACACTGTTTCACCAGGCAAATACTAACCCGCCAAAACTGAACCGCGATGAAGCTAAAGGTAGAGATGCTCTGCTAACAGACATATGCAAAGGGGCCAGGCTGAAGAAGGTTGCTGTTGTCAATGATAGGAGTGCACCGGTTATTGAGA AACCAAAGGGAGGAGGTGGTGGCAGTGCTGGTGGAAGTGGAGCTGGACCGGGAGCCGGGAAGTCAATGGGGGGCTTATTCCAGGGAGGGGTCCCTAAACTTCGACCAGTAGGAG CACTGCAGCCACCTGGGTCCAAACCTTCTGCTCCGCGCCCCAATGTGAGCGGCACTTCTTCTGGTTCCGGGCGTCAGGCTGACAGTGAGACCGCCAGCTTGCGGGCTTCTCCTCCAGAGCCTCCCCGCTCTCACAGGCCCTCTCTCCCTGATATATCCCGGCCGCCAAGTACTAGCAGCAATTCTGGGGGGATGAAACACAGTTCctcagccccacccccacccccgcctgtAAATCGTCGGGGCAACGCACCCCCCGCTCCCCAGCAGAAGGCTACTGCTACCTCCTATAACAGGGAAAAGCCGCTCCCTCCCACCCCTGGACACAGAGCGCCTCCTGTGTCAGGCCGGGATGCTGCTCCGCCTCCACCAGTCAAACCTCCTCCATCCCCACACAACTCTTCCCGACCCACGAGTGGAGTGGGCTCTACCTCCCTcgcaccaccacctcccccctATCGGCAGCCCCCAGGGGTCCCTAATGGCCCATCCAGCCCTAGCAATGAGGCGGCTCCTGAGCTTCCACAGAGACATAATTCCTTGCACAAAAAGATACCTTCCAGCACCCAGCCCCGAGCCCAGGCACCtcctccaccaccttctccaTCTATTCAGAGCAGCCGACCTCCCCCGCCAGCCCGAGAACCCCCGGGCCGTGGAGCAG CTCCACCAGTGCCCCCTCCAGTGATGAGGAATGGTGGCCGggatgccccccctcctcccccgccGTACAGAATGCATGGCACTGCTGCTCCCACCTCTACTGAGCCTCTTACCCGAgggaagcccccaccccccccttcacGAACTCCTGCTGGGCCCCCACCACCTCCACCACCCATTCGCAATGGACATACTTCCATCTCCAAGTCCTTCATAG ATGATTTTGAGTCAAAGTACTCTTTCCACTCTATGGAGGAATTTCCACCTCCAGAGGAATACAGGCATTTCGCAAAAATCTACCCCAGTAAAACAAACAGAG TGATGAGGGGCGCCCCGCCATTGCCACCTGTAGGAAGGTGA
- the LOC111856116 gene encoding WAS/WASL-interacting protein family member 2 isoform X1: MQIVRYIFACVPFCLFVVLLTFHEIDSICKVVTKCDEIFRNHLKTNSDVTLFHQANTNPPKLNRDEAKGRDALLTDICKGARLKKVAVVNDRSAPVIEKPKGGGGGSAGGSGAGPGAGKSMGGLFQGGVPKLRPVGALQPPGSKPSAPRPNVSGTSSGSGRQADSETASLRASPPEPPRSHRPSLPDISRPPSTSSNSGGMKHSSSAPPPPPPVNRRGNAPPAPQQKATATSYNREKPLPPTPGHRAPPVSGRDAAPPPPVKPPPSPHNSSRPTSGVGSTSLAPPPPPYRQPPGVPNGPSSPSNEAAPELPQRHNSLHKKIPSSTQPRAQAPPPPPSPSIQSSRPPPPAREPPGRGAAPPVPPPVMRNGGRDAPPPPPPYRMHGTAAPTSTEPLTRGKPPPPPSRTPAGPPPPPPPIRNGHTSISKSFIDDFESKYSFHSMEEFPPPEEYRHFAKIYPSKTNRAVMRGAPPLPPVGR; this comes from the exons ATGCAAATTGTGAGATACATATTTGCATGTGTACCTTTTTGTCTCTTTGTAGTTTTATTAACTTTCCACGAAATTGACTCTATATGTAAGGTTGTAACAAAATGTGATGAGATATTCAGAAACCATTTGAAAACAAATTCTGACGTTACACTGTTTCACCAGGCAAATACTAACCCGCCAAAACTGAACCGCGATGAAGCTAAAGGTAGAGATGCTCTGCTAACAGACATATGCAAAGGGGCCAGGCTGAAGAAGGTTGCTGTTGTCAATGATAGGAGTGCACCGGTTATTGAGA AACCAAAGGGAGGAGGTGGTGGCAGTGCTGGTGGAAGTGGAGCTGGACCGGGAGCCGGGAAGTCAATGGGGGGCTTATTCCAGGGAGGGGTCCCTAAACTTCGACCAGTAGGAG CACTGCAGCCACCTGGGTCCAAACCTTCTGCTCCGCGCCCCAATGTGAGCGGCACTTCTTCTGGTTCCGGGCGTCAGGCTGACAGTGAGACCGCCAGCTTGCGGGCTTCTCCTCCAGAGCCTCCCCGCTCTCACAGGCCCTCTCTCCCTGATATATCCCGGCCGCCAAGTACTAGCAGCAATTCTGGGGGGATGAAACACAGTTCctcagccccacccccacccccgcctgtAAATCGTCGGGGCAACGCACCCCCCGCTCCCCAGCAGAAGGCTACTGCTACCTCCTATAACAGGGAAAAGCCGCTCCCTCCCACCCCTGGACACAGAGCGCCTCCTGTGTCAGGCCGGGATGCTGCTCCGCCTCCACCAGTCAAACCTCCTCCATCCCCACACAACTCTTCCCGACCCACGAGTGGAGTGGGCTCTACCTCCCTcgcaccaccacctcccccctATCGGCAGCCCCCAGGGGTCCCTAATGGCCCATCCAGCCCTAGCAATGAGGCGGCTCCTGAGCTTCCACAGAGACATAATTCCTTGCACAAAAAGATACCTTCCAGCACCCAGCCCCGAGCCCAGGCACCtcctccaccaccttctccaTCTATTCAGAGCAGCCGACCTCCCCCGCCAGCCCGAGAACCCCCGGGCCGTGGAGCAG CTCCACCAGTGCCCCCTCCAGTGATGAGGAATGGTGGCCGggatgccccccctcctcccccgccGTACAGAATGCATGGCACTGCTGCTCCCACCTCTACTGAGCCTCTTACCCGAgggaagcccccaccccccccttcacGAACTCCTGCTGGGCCCCCACCACCTCCACCACCCATTCGCAATGGACATACTTCCATCTCCAAGTCCTTCATAG ATGATTTTGAGTCAAAGTACTCTTTCCACTCTATGGAGGAATTTCCACCTCCAGAGGAATACAGGCATTTCGCAAAAATCTACCCCAGTAAAACAAACAGAG CAGTGATGAGGGGCGCCCCGCCATTGCCACCTGTAGGAAGGTGA